Sequence from the Fragaria vesca subsp. vesca linkage group LG4, FraVesHawaii_1.0, whole genome shotgun sequence genome:
AGCGCGACAGCTTTTATACCAGTGGTCCTTGGACCCACATCTGTTGGATTGACCGTCAATGACAGAAGAAGAGCGAACTTGCTGTTTCCGAGGAGGAGCGGCACCTCCCTTGGGGCCGGCGGCACTGGTGTCTCGACACCAAGTGTTGGTTTGGCCACTAAAGCCACTACCTTGTCCCCGAGAACCAGAGGCACGGTGGTGTTGAGTCCCACGTGCATAAGGTTCATTCCGATGTTGATCCTTGCGTTTCGGAGCTTTCTAACTCCGCTTGTTGTTGTAATTAGATTCCGGAATTTTCCGGGTGCCTACAGGACGCAAATTATGCTGATCATTGATCATGTTATTCTTTTCTTCCATAAGGAGTTGCGTCATTAAGCCGCTAAATGTAGTAATCCTCTTATTTATGAACTCAAGCCGATATTGGTTCATGAGGATCTTAGCAGCTGAAAGGAAGGTCGAGAAAGTTTTTTCGATCATGTCGGCATCACTTTTCTCGACTCCACATGAGCTCAGTTGAGCTTGTAGGCAAAGCATTTCCCTGTTAAAGTCATCAACCTTCTTGTAATCCAAAAGTCGGATTTCATCACAGCGAGCAATTAGTTATGAGAGCAAGGTCGAGTGAATGTTGCCGAAGCGTTCGGCAAGGGCATCCCACAGATCTTTTGGATCGTGCTTGGATTGATACTGCCTGCGCAGTGTGGGATCGATATGCTTACGAAGGAACATGAGCGCCTGAGATTTAGTTCTCTTATGAGGCGGTTCCTGAGCTGGATCAGAGAATATGGTCTCGGTCAGATCCTTAGCGATGAAGGTCTGCTCTATGTCCGAGACCCAGGGCGTCAAGGACGTCGAATTCAATGCCTCTGTCCATCTACATACAAGAGAGAACAAGTCGTATTAGTTTTCTGTTGGAGACCCTAAAAAGGATACTCAAATACGATGCTTTTGGTTTGTCTCTCTAGGGTTGATCAAACACAACCCTAAACGTCCGGAGTCGATCAAACACGACCCAGAAAACTTGTGTGAAGGTGATCAAACACACCTTCAAAATAGCAATAACCAAAGTTGATCAAACACAACTTTAGACCCGGGGAGGACAACCGGGATTTGTAAACCTGCAAATACACCGACCCAAGCATGGAATGGAGTAGAAGAAGAGGAGAAAGCACTTTATCTCCCCCGAGGTTATTGAACTTTGAAGAGTTTTAGGGTTGTAAAGAAAACATACCGTAAAACTTGAATGCTTGATCGGATGAGAGAGAAAGCAGTGGAGCGGACGGCCGGGAAGCGGCAGTTGGAGGGCGACGGCGGCGGCGGCAGCAGCGGTGGCGGCCGAAGCAGGGCCGAAAGTCTTCGGCTTTGGTTTTAGGGTTTGGAAAAAATATTAGCTCAAGGGTTGAGCAAAGGGCTGATAACGTGATGAAGTGAAATATGTTTAAGAATATAGAATCGTGAAAGATGTGTGTATTATTCATTGATAAGAGCCCTTTATATAGGGAATTACACAATACCAATAAGGTAAGGATATGAATACATAGATCTAGTCAAACTACATATCCTAATGGCATAAGGCCAAGACACACATAAAGAATATCCTAGAACAATATAGATATACTTAATTAATAATTACATAACAATATTATATATATCAACATCATCACAAAATCATCATCAACAACTTCATACCATCAACACAATATTATAAATTAATTAACATATATATATATATCTACTATTTATTAACAACAACTTCATATATATTATCAAATCATCAACCAAATCGATCAACACATATATACATCCAACGTACTCAAAATCTATCAATTCAATCACACTCAAAATCGATCAACTCAAATAAAACTCAAAATCAACATATATACACATGTACGTACCTATATATAGCTCCACAAACTAATTATAGACAAATTTCAACAACACCCAAACTTTTTACTCCCGTTTTTTCTTCTTCCCGTTTTTTTTTTACTCAGATGAGCTGCTTTCTAGATCTGCGAATATAAAACACTTTAGCCGACGAAATATATTTTCGTCGGCTATAGTCATCTTTAACAGACTTTAGCCGACGAAATAAATTCTTTAGCCGACGAAAATATAAATTAGCCGATGACTTTAGCCGACGAAAAATTGATTCGTCAGCCTGGTTGTTTTTTTTTCGTCGGCTAAAGCCTTTCTTCTGGTAGTGTAACACAAGATTATATGTAGCATACAGAACAATGCAACCTGTAACTTTACCTCTTCAGATTTAGGTAACCATTTTCTATGGCATATAAGATTTATGAACTACCAAGTAAGGACACATTTGCTTGAAAAGTGTTTTTTCAAGGGCTTGAGGTCATAATGACATGACCAAATAAAGAGTACCTGGAATTTGTTTGATCTAGGATGTTCCCTGTTCTCAATACCATCAAGTTTTGTTATTGTTGAATTCATGATTCGTGCTATGTTAGATTAAGACCTGTCCCGATGGCATCACTTGCTACTAGAACATCCAACTCAATGCTAGCATCATTGAACATTGTTGCCACTGCAATACTAAAGGTGTATATCAATTCAGCCAATCCTCGGAAACCACATATGGTGCTCAAAGGGGTTGAGGCTACAGACAATTAACAGCCTAAACATCAAACTATAAAATCTGAGCTTGTAGTTCTGTTCATTTAAAACAGTACGTGTAGCAAGAAGCATATCACTAATGAAAACTCCATAAGGATGCCTCTTTCAAAGCAAGGAATATAAAAAACTTAAGAATGCAAGAAAGAACTCATACCTGTCTTGTTCGAGTCTCTGGTGGAAGTGAACCATAAACAAGTTACACAACAAAACAGAGATGTTTTCCATCACTTTCAATTTTTATTTCACAATACAGTACATTATACAGACTTTGACAAGTTAGTTCAGAAACAATGCAGTAAACATAATCAGTTACCAAAAAAAAAAAAAGGAATATCTGTAAACATTAAAATACCATCAAAAATGAAAACCTACATGAGAAAAAAATAAACGGACACATTTTTATTGAAATCCCAAAAATGGTAGATTCTTCACCAATGGCCATTATTTCAATTTTCTTTCTAGTGCTCACTTCTGAGTCTATTCCAAGTTTACCTCATTTGTAGAGAATCCTAAAACCAACAATATTGATTTATTCCCGTTCAACAGATATGAATTACATATACTTTCTCAGACAGCGCTTACTGAATATTTGTGTTAACCCAGCCTAGATTGCACAAACATGGATATTACAACTTATCCTTTTTCTTATTTAATTCCAGATAAAGGTCTTATAGGTGAACTTCCAGAAACTGCTCTGGTTATAACTAAGCAACATTCCGACCCTTTGATCACATCGTTATTCATGTAGAACAATGACCTTGAAAGCATAATTGTACAGTTAAATGTGGATATAATATACAGAGTAAATGTTGATATAATCAGGAAGAGTAAATGTCGAAAGCAAATTTTAGATTTACATAAAACCTCACACACACACACACACACACACCTATATATATCTCCATGATGTAGAAAAGTAAAAGAAAACTGGTAATCACTACCTTTAGTCTGTATATTTCACGCCATTAATATGTAACAATGGAATCGCCTGTCCTTATATTAGAAAAGGAACCAAGAGGAACCTTCATTAGAACAAGAGGTGAAATTCTCTCGTAGCATTGAACCTGATCAGAGCACAAACACAAGAATAATTTGAGAGAAAAAAAGAGAATGTTGTGACCGATAGAGCAGAAAATCAGCAAAGCATTACTAAACACACTGACAGATTAAAAGGCTCATAGAAGCACTTAATGAACAGTAATGTCAATCATCTGTGTAAACTCATTATGGTGTGTTGAAAGTAACTACAGATATTATAATTCAATGTCAAAACATGATATTTCAAAATTTAAATCAATCTCATAAATCACAATAGATGAATTTGTTGAATGATTGAAACTTTTGTTACAGAGAAAAATTCATGCAGTACTTCTATTCCTCTAATCTTGTACAAACTAAAACAAGACACAGCTTCACCAGATCCAGATTTCAATTACACAAAATCTTAATACCTCAACTTGATCACTGGTCACTCTTAACAAACAGACGTTGGTCTCTAACCAAAAAAGTAAATGCTTGAGCTTGAGATGCTTCGGATCCAGTGGGGAAACATGACTGTCTACGGCTCCATTGCATGTGCTCGGGTTCTGCTCATACTTATATGGAATATGTATAGATTCATCGTCTCACATAATTGCTAAACTCTCCATGTAAGGATACATAACAACCTAATGCCTAGAGAATTTTTCATTTAAAGCATGAAGATTTTCCTCATCGGCCAACTCCACAGAAGTCTCGAAGTTGTTATTCTTGAGGTTATAAGACATGACCTTTCCAGGCATATGCAACCAAAGGATACATGAAAAATCCTCCTCTTTTGCATCCTTTTCTTGCTCTTGAGAGAGGTACAAGATAAGCAAAGCATTTGAACGAGGAAGAGCTGTGGATACTGGATTAAGATCAACATGATACTTGACAAACCAGCCAGAGTAGTCCCTTTCCATCTCCATAACATCAAACTGGATTTTACAATGCTGGTAAGTCTCAATCAAATACAAACGGCCACCGGACTCCTCGATCGAAATATCTTTGAAACGATCTCAGCAACTGAGTGGGACGTGTACCAGACTCGTTCATCGGGATGTTTTTGACAACCAAGGGAACATGAGGGTTAGAGGACGCTAGCAACAAACGTTCTTGGCCTAAATCAAAGTAGTGCAGCACATCAGTTTCGTTTCTTGTGAATTCCATCCTACCACTTTCAGTTGCGCGTGTCATCGCCAAGCTTGATACACTGGCTCTTATCCAATGAACTGCGTCGTTGCAGTATACGGCCCCTTCCCTGTTCCTATGGTCAAAGTGCATGGCCATCTGCTTGCGATCATAGGGCCTATGACTGTCATAGGGGCTCGGGAAATATGGAACATTTAGATGCTTCCAGGTTCCAGTCTCAGATGAATATATATCTATTTTGTGGTGCTCGCCTTCACGTTCCACAAATTCAGAATAGGCGAAACATGAGTTAGTCACGCAGACCACCTTGTAATGAGGTGATTTGGAAGGATCAAAAGCCAAACCATAACATACAAAAGCATATCTCTCCATGTCTTCACTCTTGACCCTTGGAGAAGAAAGAATCCGGAATTGGTTGGTGGTTGGATTGAATACATATACGTGATGATATTTTGTTTGATCTTGCTTGACAGGAATATGGCAGAGGAAAAGGCCATTGCAAGACTGAAGAATCCTCAACTTGAATCCATCCGGGACTGAATTCGGGACCGAATTGTTTAGGGTTTGAAAGGGATTCCACGCAGGTGGGATTTCATGGTTAACAAAAGGGCTTGGGATGGACTTGAAGGACTACTCGTCTTGGATTTTGCAAGAGAAGAAAGCTGTGATTTTGGGGGTTTTGAGGGTGTGGAGGTCGGAGATGAGGGAGAGGCGGAGAGCCAATGAGTGGAGACGCACTTGAAACGAGCAAGTGATCGTAAGGGCAGGGACTCAAGGATCTGAGTAATGAGCTCTTCGATGTTGGCTACGGCTTCCGCTGATGCCAATGACATGTTTGTTCCTTTCTTTTCTATTCGCCTTAGGGTTAGGGTTTTGAAACAATTTCAAGTTTTCTACCCTTAACTCGATCGAACCTTATCTAGCAATCAACTTATAGGCGAGTTAATCAGGAATCGGTCAACTTATTTGACCGATTTGTCCCTGCAGCAATCTGTAACCTATTCCTGGAGCAACATGGATATTATACAAAACGTATTTTTACCAATTGTATATATCACAAGCTTGTCAGCATATGGATTGTATGTAGTTGTTGTCTACAAAGTTGTAGCATGCGGAACAGGACTTGCAAACCTTCGATAAAGCAATAGGACTTTGATCTGTTGATTGTGAATGCGATTCCGGGTGGAAGCAAAACCTTTTCTGATGACTATGATCGATTACTCTTTGGTAAATTAAGCCTCTATTTTTTTATTTCTATTTAATTTGGTTGCAAATTCATAGACGATAACAAAAAAAAATATAATAACGTCTGATCGACTTGAATTTAACTACAGTACCATATAATTCTCCTCCTCCTTCATGCCACCACCAGCATTGGCTAACAATGGTGAGAAAATTTTTAAGGGTAAGGTAAAACCTAGCTAGCTTTACTAATTGTATACATTCTCCATATGCTGTTTCCAAATAAAATGAAGCTTGGTTAACTTTTGCTAGATTTCAACTAGTAATGAACACCAAGGGGAAACAAGTTCAACAGATCAAAACTTAGGAACGCTAAGGTTATTTAGCTAAATCTTTTGGAAAATTCTTGTGCTAATTTGGTTATCACTAACCAATAACAACTGAAAACAAAGAAAGAACCACTGTAATTACTAAATAGAACTTTCTAATACAAGGCAAAAATTTGATTGTGACAAACCACGAATGACTAATAATTCACAAAGAACTATAGAAAATTTCATAAAAGTCCTCTTCTGAACATTTTCTCCTTCATAAGTCCACCTTAATCTTTTTACCCAGATGAGTCTACTTTGCTTACTCCAATTATTTCATCATGACAATTTTACCCTTGTTCTTAAATATGAGAGACTTGTGGTTCCCAAAACGTCTCTATCCTCCCTCTCACGCAACTCCTCTCTCTCTCTCTCTCTCTCCTTCGATTCTAATGCCGTTGCCGCTTCGAGACGAATTCCGACAGGACCTAGATTGCTTCTCCGACGACGACAATGCCGCTGCCTAGCCTCGACAATGACTTCCGGATCGACCGTCGACGACGCCTGCATGCCGATCTCGGCCTCGACTACATCTCCCTCAAGGTCGTCACCAAACTGGCTCTTAAATGCCATCGCATATCTGCCTGCCTCGGAGGTCTCTCCCTCAGATGATCCATCGCCGGCAATCGTCCGGCTCGACCTCCACTGCATCTCAGTTTCAATCGACGGCGCCTCGACAACGACGACTTCGAGCTTGATTGCATCTTTGATTCTGTCAACGACGACGACGCCTTTCAGATCGTCGGAGCTTGTCTCTCTCCTCGCATCGATCCATATCCACTTGTATGTACAATGTTCTAAAAGGCATTAGGCGCTAGGCGGGCGGTAACCCACAGCCTAGAGCCTGGACAACCTAGGCGAGGATTAGGCGGGGACTAGGTGGGGACTAGGCGATTTGTATTTTTTAAGATTTATTAATTAAAAATATATATTTTATGCAATTTAATATTTGAAAACGGTCAAATATAGATAAATTATTCAACATAATCTAGTCATACTCATTTATAAAATAAATTATAACTAAAATTTAGCATAACTTCCTGTAAAAGTGAGCAACAACAGCAATAAACATATACACTTCTAATTTTAAACACACAATTAACTCTTATACTCTCATACTCTCCACAATATAACAATCCCACCACAAAAAGAAAACAAAAATAGCCGTAGAGCTTAGCAGCCTAGGCGAGCAAGACGGCATCTAGGCGGGCTAGGCGGCCGCCTAATCGCCCACAGCCTGGCACAAAGGCCTGGAAGAAAAGCGAGACGGCTTGTTGCAGCCTAGAGCCTAGGCGGGGACTAGGCGGTCCTAGGCGGGGCCTTTTAGAAGCTTGGGTATGTAAGCCAATTACTTCTAACTTCTCTTCTTCTCTACCTATAGACTTCACTTAGATCACACTCTGTTAAACCTTTGCCAATCGTTGGTTTAATTTTCTCATTCTACATGC
This genomic interval carries:
- the LOC101304569 gene encoding F-box protein At5g07610-like → MERYAFVCYGLAFDPSKSPHYKVVCVTNSCFAYSEFVEREGEHHKIDIYSSETGTWKHLNVPYFPSPYDSHRPYDRKQMAMHFDHRNREGAVYCNDAVHWIRASVSSLAMTRATESGRMEFTRNETDVLHYFDLGQERLLLASSNPHVPLFDVMEMERDYSGWFVKYHVDLNPVSTALPRSNALLILYLSQEQEKDAKEEDFSCILWLHMPGKVMSYNLKNNNFETSVELADEENLHALNEKFSRH